In the Streptomyces fradiae ATCC 10745 = DSM 40063 genome, TCGAACCGCTGGTGGCGCTGGCGGTGCGGTTGCGGGAACTCGGCGCGCAGGTGAGGGTCTGCGCGCCGCCGGACGAGGTCTTCGCCCGGCTGCTGGCCAGGGCCGGCGTGGAACTGGTGCCGGTCGGCAGGCCGATGGGCACGATGACGGCGCCGTCGACGGAATCGGCGGCCTCCCGGCGCGTGACCGAGCTGGCCGCGCAGTTCGGCGCGGTCGCCGCAGCCGCCGAGGGATGCGACGTTCTGCTGGCGACCGGTCTCGCGCACTTCTCCTCGCGGTCGGCGGCCGAGAAACTCGGCATCCCCTACGTGTACGCGACCTTCTGCCCGTTCCTGCTGCGGTCGCCGCACCAAGCGCCCCCCGCGCTGCTGGCGGGCCAGTCGTTCCCGCCGGAGGTGACCGACAACCGGGCGCTGTGGGACATGAACGCCCGGACCTTCAACGCGCTGCACGGCGAGGCGCTCAACGCCCACCGGGCCTCGGTCGGTCTGCCGCCGGTGGAGGACGTCTACGGTTTCATCTTCACCGACCGGCCGTGGCTGGCGTCGGACCCGGTCCTGGGTCCGTGGCGGGAGACCCCGGAGCTCGACGTCGTGCATACCGGGGCGTGGGTCCTGCCCGACGAACGCCCGCTGGCGGACGACCTGCTGGCGTTCCTGGACGCGGGCACACCTCCGGTGTTCGTCGGCTACGGCAGCATGCGCGGCGTCTCCGCGGACATCGCCCGGGTGTCCATCGAGGCGATCCGCGCGCACGGCCGCCGCGCGCTCGTCGGCCGCGGCTGGGCCGAACTGGCTCCGATCGACGACCGGGACGACTGTTTCGTCGTCGGCGAGGTCAATCAGCAGGCACTGTTCGGCAGGGTGGCCGCCGTCGTGCACCACGGCGGCGCGGGTACGACGACGACGGCCGCCCGGGCCGGAGCGCCGCAGGTGGTGGTGCCCCAGGCGGGGGACCAGCCCTACTGGGCCGGCCGGGTGGCCGCCCTGGGCATCGGTGCGGCACACGACGGCTCGGCTCCCACCACCCAGTCCCTGTCAGCCGCACTCGGGACGGCCCTCGGCCCCGAGACCCTCGCGCGGGCACGGGCCGTGGCCGGCGGCATCCGCACCGACGGAGCGGCAGTGGCCGCGAGACTGCTGCTCGACACCGTCAGCCGAGAAAGGCCGTCGGTGCCCGCGTGAACCCCCACACGGGATCACCGAGCCGGGGAGGTGCCCGGTGCCGGGCCGCACCGCCGGCGCGGCACGCTCGAAGAGACCGGCATACCCGGCGGCCTTCCGGTCGACGCCGGATGCTCACCAGCGCGCGGCAGCGCCGGCTCCAAGACCGTTCGGTGAGGCGTTCCAAGCGGGGTCACCAGGTGGCGGCGAAGGCGCGGAGGCGGGCCTCCGTCTCCTCGTCGACCGGGAAGAAGGTCTCCACCGCCAGCTCCGACAGCGTCACGTCCGCCGGCGCGCCGAACGTGGCGATCATGCTGAAGAAGGCCATCTCCCCGAAGGGCGTCCGCAGCCGCAGCGGGGTGACGATGCCCGTCGGGTCCACGCCGCTCGGCGCCGGGCCGGAACCCGGCGGCGGAGGGTAGGCGGACACCTCCTCGTACAGCGCCCGCAGGTCGGCGCGGCCGGTGGTGGCGACCTGGTGCCCCAGGCGGGCGAGGGCGTGGGCGCGCACCTCCGGGAAGTTCGGGCACCGCGGGGCCAGGCCCTCCGGGTGGAGGATCAGCCGCATCACGTTGCCGCCCGACTCCGTCAGGTGCGGCGGCGCCGAGCCGAGCAGCAGTGCCATCGCCCGGTTGCCGTCGACGACGTTCCACAGGCCGTCCACGGCGGCGGCCGGGTACGGGTCGTGGCGCTCCAGCATGGTGCGCAGCGCCGCGCGGGCCATCGACATGCGCTCCCCGTCCAGCGGGCTCTCCCGGTACGCGGGCGCGTAACCGGCGGCCAGCAGCAGCCCGTTGCGCTCCCGCAGCGGGACCTCCAGGTGCTCCGCGAGGCGCAGCACCATCTCCCGGCTCGGCCGGGCACGGCCGGTCTCCACGCATGACAGGTGCCGCGTCGACGTGTCCGCCTTCAGGGCCAGGTCGAGCTGGCTCAGCCGCCGGCGCCGCCGCCATTCGCGCAGTAACCGCCCGACGCCGGGCGGGTCTTGGGTCTTCACGGCACCCACCGTACGCGGCGCCCGCGCGCCGTCCATGACCTCGCGGGTCATGGAGCGGGTGACCCGCCTCGTGCCACGGTGGCGCCACCGCCCGATCGAGGAGGAGGAACCGCGATGACCCGAGGAGAACCGTGATGACCCACACCCCGTCCCCGCACCACCCGCCGCCCCCCGAGACCCCCTCGCCCCCGCACCGCCCGTCGCCTTCGTACGTTCCGCGCCCGCATGGCCCGTCCGGGCACGGCCCGTCCGGGCCCCCGGCCGACGCGGCGCGCTTCCTGCGCCGCGTGCTGCGGGTCGACGGCGTGAGCACCGCCGTGACGGGGGCCCTGCTGGTCGCCGCCGTCGTACCGCTCACGGCCCTCACGGGCATGCCGCGGCCCTTCGCCGTGGCGTTCGGGATCTTCCAGCTCTGCGGCGCGGCCGGGCTGCTGTGGATCGCCCGCCACCCGGTCCCGCGCCCCCCGCTCGTCCGGGCCGTCGTCGCCGTCAACGCCGCCTCGGCCGTCGCCTGCGCCGCCCTGGCGCTCGGCGGCGTCCTGCCGCTCAGCGCCTTCGGCGTCGTCTTCCTGCTGTTCGGCGCGCTGATCGTCAGCGTGTACGCGGTACTGGAGTGGGCCGGGCTCCGCAGGGCCCGGGGGGCGGGTGACGGGGGCGGGGCACGCTGACCGTACGCCCGTCAGGTCCGCACACCGCGCAGGGTGAGGGTGAGCAGGCGGTCGGCGAGGGCGGGGTCGCCCGGGTTCTGCTCGGCGGCCAGGGCTATCGCGTTGGTGAGCTGCAGCAGGTCGCCGATCGACACGTCGCCCCGCACCGCGCCCGCCTCCTGGGCGCGGGTCAGCAGGCGCGCGCCCGCCTCGCGCAGCGGGTCGTTGCACTGCGACAGCGCCGACTTCGGGTCGCACGACGCCGACATCAGCGCCCGCGCCAGCCCCCGGTACTCACCCGCGTGGGTGACGATCGCGCGCAGCCACTCCACCAGCGCCGCGCACGGCTCGTCCGCCCGCGCCAGCTCCCGCGACCGGGCCAGCAGATCCGTCACCGCGTCCTGGAACACCGCGTTCATCAGGGCGTGCCGGTTCGGGAAGTGGCGGTACAGCGTGCCGATGCCCACACCCGCGCGGCGCGCGATGTCCTCCAGCGCCGCGTCCGTGCCGTGCTCCGCGAAGGCGGCGCGGGCCACGCCCAGCAGCCGCTCGTGGTTGCGGCGGGCGTCGGCGCGCATGGGCCTGGTCGTCGTCATCCGGCGCTCCTCCCTCGTCCCTCCAGCATGCCATCGGGCGTACGCCCGGTACGACGAGGGCGGGCGACCGGGTACGGCGAGGGGGCGGCGGCCCGGTGCGACGAGGGCGGGCGGCCCGGTGCGGAGAGGGCGGGCGGCCCGGTGCGGTGAGGGCGGGCGGCCCGGTGCGGTGAGGCCTGGCGGCCCGGTGCGGTGAGGGCGGGCGGCCCGGTGCGGAGAGGTCCGGCGACCGGGTGCGACGAGGGCGGGCGGCCCGGTGCGGAGAGGTCCGGCGACCGGGTGCGACGAGGGCGGGCGGCCCGGTGCGGAGAGGGCGGGCGGCCCGGTGCGGTGAGGCCGGGCGGCCCGGTGCGGAGAGGTCCGGCGACCCGGTGCGGGAGCGGCGCGGCCCCTCACGGACCGGCCCGCACGGGCGAGGGCCCCGCCGGTCGGTCGGCGGGGCCCTCGGTCACAGCGTACGGCGTCGGTGTCAGTCCTTGATCTCGCAGATGACGGCGCCCGAGGTGACGGACGCGCCGATCTCGGCGGACAGGCCCTTGACGGTGCCGGCGCGGTGGGCGTTGAGGGGCTGCTCCATCTTCATGGCCTCCAGGACCACGATGAGGTCGCCCTCCTTGACCTCCTGGCCCTCCTCCACGGCGACCTTGACGATGGTGCCCTGCATGGGGGAGGCCAGGGTGTCGCCGGAGGCGGCCGAGGCGGCCTTCTTCTTCGCGCGGCGCTTGGGGCGGGCGCCGGCGGCCAGGCCCGTGCGGGCCAGGCTCATGCCCAGGGTGGAGGGCAGGGAGACCTCCAGGCGCTTGCCGCCGACCTCGACGACGACGGTCTCGCGGCCGCTCTCCTCCTCGTCCGCCTCGGTGTCGGCGGGCGCGGCGAAGGGCTTGATGTCGTTGACGAACTCGGTCTCGATCCACCGGGTGTGGATGGCGAAGGGGCCCTTGGCGGGCGCGAAGGCGGGGTCGGCGACGACGGCGCGGTGGAAGGGGATGGCGGTGGCCATGCCCTCGACCTGGAACTCGGCCAGGGCGCGGCGGGCGCGCTCCAGGGCCTGGGTGCGGGTGGCGCCGGTGACGATCAGCTTGGCCAGCAGGGAGTCCCAGGCCGGGCCGATGACGCTGCCGGACTCGACGCCGGCGTCGAGGCGGACGCCGGGGCCGGTGGGCGGGTCGAAGAGCGTGACGGTGCCGGGCGCGGGGAGGAAGCCCCGGCCGGGGTCCTCGCCGTTGATGCGGAACTCGAAGGAGTGGCCGCGCACCGGCGGGTCGTCGTAGCCGAGTGCCTCGCCGTCGGCGATGCGGAACATCTCGCGCACCAGGTCGATGCCCGTGACCTCCTCGGTGACGGGGTGCTCGACCTGGAGGCGGGTGTTGACCTCCAGGAAGGAGATGGTGCCGTCGTTGCCGACGAGGAACTCCACCGTGCCGGCGCCTACGTAGCCGGCCTCCTTCAGGATGGCCTTGGACGCCCGGTACAGCTCGGCGTTCTGCTCCTCGGTGAGGAACGGCGCCGGGGCCTCCTCGACGAGCTTCTGGTGGCGGCGCTGCAGGGAGCAGTCGCGGGTGGAGACGACGACCACGTTGCCGTGGGTGTCCGCCAGGCACTGGGTCTCGACGTGGCGGGGCCGGTCCAGGTAGCGCTCGACGAAGCACTCGCCCCGCCCGAAGGCGGCGACGGCCTCGCGGACGGCGGAGTCGTAGAGCTCGGGGACCTCTTCGAGGGTGCGGGCGACCTTCAGACCGCGCCCGCCGCCACCGAACGCGGCCTTGATCGCGATGGGCAGCCCGTGCTCCTCGGCGAAGGCGACGACCTCGTCCGCGCCGGAGACCGGGTCGGGCGTGCCGGCCACCAGCGGCGCGCCGGCGCGCTGGGCGATGTGCCGGGCGGCGACCTTGTCGCCGAGGTCCCGGATGGCCTGCGGGGGCGGGCCGATCCAGATCAGGCCCGCGTCGATGACGGCCTGGGCGAACTCGGCGTTCTCCGACAGGAATCCGTAACCGGGGTGGACCGCGTCCGCGCCCGAGTCCTTGGCCGCTCCGAGCACCTTGGCGATGTCCAGATAGCTGGTCGCCGGGGTGTCACCGCCCAGGGCGAACGCCTCGTCCGCCGCACGGACGTGCAGGGCGTCCCGGTCCGGATCGGCGTAGACGGCTACGCTCGCGATCCCGGCGTCCCGGCAGGCACGGGCGACACGGACAGCGATTTCGCCACGGTTGGCGATGAGCACCTTGCGCACGATGGCTCCCTCCATTCCCAAAACACGCTGAGTTTAGGGACTGCCGACACGACGTTTCGACTGTTCCCCGCTCGTGAGGTTGCCCACACGGAGCGTTATCCGGGGCCCGGTCGGGTCCCGGAACCCCTGTCCTGCCTCGGTACGCAGGGCTTCTGCACTGCACAGTAGCCGCGCGGTGTGTCGAAGGTCTCTGTTCCGGGGTCCAGCGCGGCGTCCAGTTTCTTTGTGGGGTCCCTACGAATGGGCGAATGATTCTTTGCCGTGTCGTCCGCGGCCCTTGCCCAGGGGTTTACTGGCCAGTAGCCTGCGCGATGTCGTCCGTACCGCCGGTAACGGCTGCCGGTGCGCCGGCGGACGGGCTGGGGGGTGTCCGGCATGAAGCGCGGACCGGTGGCGCTCACGGCCGGCGCCGTGCTGCTCGGCGAGGCGGTCGGGGCCGTACTGCTGCACCTCGTCCTCGCGTCCGTCCTGTCCGGCCAGCGGATGTCCCTGGCGGGCCTCGACCCGGACGCCATGGTCATCGGCACCCGGGCGATGGGCGGCGTCCTCGGCGCCTACCTCGCGCTGTGCGGCGCGGTGCTGCTCCGGGCGGGCGTGCGCCGCGCCGCCCCCGGCCGCTGGGCCCGCGTCCTCCTCGTCACCTGCGCGGTGACCCACGGCGTGCTGGGCGCCGTGGCCGTGGGGCTGGTGGGCTGGGGGGCCTTCGCGTGGCTGGTGGGGGTGATGGCGCTCGTGGTGCTGTGCCTCGTCGCGTACGGCGGGGACGGGGTGGGGGGATCGTACGAGGAGGGGGCGGGCCGCCCCGCCGGCGAGGACGGCCCGGCGGGCCGGGCCCCGCTGGCCGGGTGACGGCCCGGCGGGGCGCCGGGAGCCTGGCGGGCCGTCAGGTCCACAGGTCCGTGACGGCCACGTCCAGGCGGCGCAGGAGGCGGCGCAGCAGCGGCAGCGACAGGCCGATGACGTTGCCCGGGTCCCCGTCGATGCCGTCGATGAACGGTGCGGACCGCCCGTCGAGCGTGAACGCGCCCGCCACGTGCAGCGGCTCCCCGCTGGCGACGTACGCGGCGATCTCCTCGTCCGTCGGGTCGCCGAAGCGCACCAGCGTGGACGCCGTCGCGGAGGCGTACCGCTTCGCCGCCGTGTCGTGGACGCAGTGCCCGGTCTGGAGGACGCCGACCCGGCCGCGCATGGACTTCCAGCGGGCGACGGCCTCCTCGGCGTCGGCCGGCTTGCCCAGCGCCCGGCCGTCCAGCTCCAGCACCGAGTCGCAGCCGACGACCAGGGCGCCCGACGCCTCGGGGCGGGCGGCGACCAGCGAGGCCTTCGCCTCGGCCAGCGCCAGGGCCAGCTCGGCGGGGGTCGGGGCGGTCACCCGGCTCTCGTCGAAGCCGCTGACGACGACCTCGGGGGAGAGCCCGGCCTGCCGCAGCAGTCCGAGGCGGGCGGGGGAGGCGGAGGCGAGGACGAGACGACGCTGAGCACTCATGCCGCCATCGTATGCAGCCGCCCCGGCACCGGCCCGCCCGCGCCCACGGGGCCGGTGCCGGGTGGCCCGGCGCCCGCCGGGCCCGTGCCCGGGTGCGGCGCCCGCCGGCCCGGCGCACCGCGTTCGCCGACGTTCGCCGACGTACGTCGGCGTCCGTCAGCGCAGGCCGGCGGCCAGCATGCCGATCAGCATGGCCAGGGCCAGCAGCGTGCCGGCCCGGCGGAGCATGGCCTGCATGGCCCGCATCTCCTCGGGCGGTTCGTTCTCGGGGTCGGACCACAGCATCCTTCGATCCTGCGGACCACGGCCGCGCCCCGCCTGAGTACGCGTACTCAGGCGGGGCGGACGAACGGACGGCACCGGTCCCTGCGGTACTCCGCGGCCCCGCGGTGCTCCACGGCCCCGCGGTTGTCCGCGGCTCCGCGGTGCTCCACGGGCCGACGGCCCGTGGGGCACACCGGCCCGCGGAGCGCCGCACGGACCGGCGGGTCACACGGGCCCGCGCGCCGCAGGGACAGGGCCGCACGGACCGGCGGGCGCCGCACGGCGCGGCCCTACACGGGCCAGTAGGTCCGCGTCCAGGAGCGCGGGCCCGGGGACGGCGGCAGGGCCCGCGCGATGCGGGTCGGCGCCGACCAGGCGTCCGGGGTGCGCGGGCGCGTGCCCGCCGCCCCGGCGGCGGCCGTCGCCGCCGCCCGCGCCCTGACCACCGCCAGGGCGGCGGCGAGCTCCTCGGGGGTCGGGTTGCCCCGCAGGACCTTGATCATCGAAGCTCCTCACCGGGACGGGCTACAGGGGGATGTTGCCGTGCTTCTTCGGGGGCAGGTTCTCCCGCTTGGTGCGCAGCTGGCGCAGGCCGCGCACGATCTGCGCCCGCGTCTCGGACGGCATGACCACCGCGTCGATGTAGCCGCGCTCGGCCGCCGTGTACGGGTTGAGCAGCGTGTCCTCGTACTCCTGGATGAGCCGGGCGCGCAGCGCCTCCCGCTCGTCGTCCGGGGCCGCCGCGAGCGCGCGCCGGTGCAGGATGTTCACCGCGCCCTGCGCGCCCATGACGGCGATCTGCGCGGTCGGCCACGCCAGGTTCAGGTCGGCGCCCAGGTGCTTGGAGCCCATCACGTCGTACGCGCCGCCGAACGCCTTGCGCGTGATGACCGTGATCAGCGGGACGGTCGCCTCCGCGTACGCGTAGATCAGCTTCGCGCCGCGCCGGATGATGCCGCCGTACTCCTGGTCGACGCCCGGCAGGAAGCCGGGCACGTCGACGAAGGTGAGGACCGGGATGTTGAACGCGTCGCAGGTGCGGACGAAGCGCGCCGCCTTCTCGCTCGCGTTGATGTCCAGGCAGCCGGCGAACTGCATCGGCTGGTTGGCGACGACGCCCACCGGGAAGCCCTCGACGCGGCCGAAGCCGGTGACGATGTTCGGCGCGAACATGCCCTGGGTCTCCAGGAACTCGCCGTCGTCCAGGACGTGCTCGACGACCGTGCGGATGTCGTACGGCTGGTTCGCGGAGTCCGGGACGAGCGTGTCCAGCTCGCGGTCCTCGTCGGTGAGGGCGAGGTCGGCCTCCTCCGGGTACGACGGCGGCTCCGACAGGTTGTTGGACGGCAGGTAGGACAGCAGCGACTTCACGTAGTCGACGGCGTCCTTCTCGTCCGCCGCCATGTGGTGCGCCACGCCCGAGGTGGTGTTGTGGGTGCGGGCGCCGCCCAGCTCCTCGAAACCGACGTCCTCGCCGGTCACCGTCTTGATGACGTCGGGGCCCGTGATGAACATGTGCGAGGTCTGGTCGACCATCACCGTGAAGTCGGTGATCGCCGGGGAGTACACGGCCCCGCCCGCGCACGGCCCCACCACCAGGCTGATCTGGGGGATCACCCCGGACGCGTGGGTGTTGCGGCGGAAGATCTCGCCGTACATGCCGAGCGCGCTGACGCCCTCCTGGATGCGGGCGCCGCCGGAGTCGTTGATGCCGATGACCGGGCAGCCCGTCTTCAGCGCGAAGTCCATCACCTTGATGATCTTCTGGCCGAAGGTCTCGCCGAGGGCGCCGCCGAAGACGGTGAAGTCCTGCGAGAAGACCGCGACCGGGCGGCCGTCGACCGTGCCGTAGCCGGTGACGACGCCGTCGCCGTACGGGCGGTTCTTCTCCAGGCCGAAGTTGGTGGACCGGTGCCTCGCGAACTCGTCCAGTTCGACGAAGGAGTCCTCGTCCAGCAGGAGGGCGATCCGCTCGCGGGCGGTCAGCTTGCCCTTGGCATGCTGCTTCTCGACGGCACGCTCGGAACCCGCGTGCGTCGCCTCCTCGATTCGGCGCTGCAGATCCGCGAGCTTCCCCGCGGTCGTGTGAATGTCGGTGTCTTGACGCTCGGACATCGGGATGCGGCTCCCTGCCTGGTCACGTGTGGTCACGGGCTGCGTTGGCTACTGGCCCGTAGCGTATCGGCGGGGATGCCCTTCGGCAGTGCGGTCTTTGCCACACCTAGGCTGGGTTGCATGACGCCCTCCCATGGTCCAGGAACAGGTCCCGCGAGCCGCTGGAGCGATCTGGAACGGCCCCCGCTGAACGCCCCCGCGCTGCGCCGGGCGCTGCTGCGGCCGGGCTCGCTGTGGACCTCCGTCGACCTCGTGCCCGGTACCGGCTCCACCAACACCGACCTCGCCGCCCGCGCCGCCTCGCTCGCGGAGGGCGCCGTGCTGGTGGCGGAGGAGCAGACCGCCGGGCGGGGCCGCCTCGGCCGGACCTGGACGGCGCCCGCCCGCTCCGGGCTGTTCTTCTCCGTACTCCTCAAGCCCGACGTGCCGGCCCGGCGCCTGGCGTGGCTGCCGCTGCTGACCGGCGTCGCCGTCGCCACCGGGCTGGCCCGCGCCGCCGGGGTGGACACGGCGCTGAAGTGGCCCAACGACCTGCTGGTCACCGTCGGCGGCGAGGAGCGCAAGGCCGGCGGGATCCTCGCCGAGCGGGCCGGGGACGACGGGGTCGTCGTGGGCGTCGGCGTCAACGTCACCCTGCGCGCCGACGAGCTGCCCGTCCCGGCGGCCGGTTCGCTCGCCCTCGCCGACGCCGTGTGCACCGACCGCGACCCGCTGCTGCGGGCCGTGCTGCGCTCCCTGGAGGAGTGGTACGGCAGGTGGACCGCCGCCTCCGGCGACCCGGACGCCTCCGGGCTCCAGGCCGCCTACGCGGCGGGCTGCGCCACGCTCGGCCGGGCCGTGCGGGCGGAGCTGCCCGGCGACCGGACGCTGACCGGCCGGGCCGCCGCGATCGACGGCGAGGGGCGGCTGGTGGTGGCCCTCCCGGAGGGCGGGCGCGAGGCGGTGGGCGCGGGCGACATCGTCCACCTGAGGCCGGCGGACTGAACCGGGGCGGGGGCGGCGGGGCGTCCGTCCGGGGCGTCGTCCGTCCGGGGCGGCGGACCGGGCCGGGGCGGGCGGCCTGGGTCCGGCGGGATGGGGCCGGGGGCGGCGGGATGGGGCCGGGGGCGCCGGACCGGGGCGGTCGGGGGCCGTGGGGCCGGCGGACCGGGCCGGTCGGGGGCGGTGGGCCGTACGGCCGGGTGGGCGGACCGGGCCGGTCGGGCTCGGCGGGCGGGCGGTGGGGCGGGCCGTGGGCCCTCGGGCAGGGGCGGGCGGGGTGGTGGGCCGGACGCGCTCGCCCGCCGGGACGTGAGCCAGGGCACACCTGCCGTATCGTTGAGGCGACCCGCCGACCGGCGTGCGCCGAGGTGGTCGACAAGGGGGTCGACATGCGGGTCGGCGACAGAACGGCAGGCAGGGCAGTGCGTACGGATCGGGCAGGAGGCGGCCGGTGACCGTCGACGACCACAACGAGGGCGGCGCGGAGTACCCCACCCCCCACCATGTCGTCGACCACACGGCGGAGCCGACCGACAACCCCCTCGCCATCCGGCTGGAGCAGCTCATCCTCGGCGCCGAGCGGCGCTACACCCCCTTCCAGGCGGCCCGCACGGCGGGCGTCTCCATGGACCTCGCCTCCCGTTTCTGGCGGGCCATGGGCTTCGCGGACATCGGCCAGGCCAAGGCGCTGACCGAGGCCGACGTGCTGGCGCTGCGGCGGCTGGCCGGCCTGGTGGAGGCGGGGCTGCTGAGCGAGCCGATGGCCGTGCAGGTGGCCCGGTCCACGGGGCAGACGACGGCGCGGCTCGCCGAGTGGCAGATCGACTCCTTCCTGGAGGGCCTGACCGAGCCGCCCGAGCCCGGCATGACCCGGACCGAGGTGACGTATCCGCTGGTCGAGCTGTTGCTGCCGGAGCTCCAGGAGTTCCTGGTGTACGTGTGGCGGCGGCAGCTCGCCGCGGCGACCGGCCGCGTGGTGCAGGCCGGCGACGACGAGGAGATGGTGGACCGGCGGCTCGCCGTCGGCTTCGCGGACCTGGTCGGCTTCACCCGGCTGACCAGGCGGCTGGAGGAGGAGGAGCTCGGCGAGCTGGTCGAGACCTTCGAGACGACCTGCGCCGACCTGGTCGCGGCGCACGGCGGACGGCTGATCAAGACGCTCGGCGACGAGGTGCTCTTCGCCGCCGACGACGCGGGCACGGCGGCCGAGATCTCGCTGCGGCTCATCGAGACGCTGAAGCAGGACGACATGATGCCCGCGCTGCGCGTCGGCATCGCCTTCGGCACGGTCACCACCCGCATGGGGGACGTGTTCGGCACGACCGTGAACCTGGCGAGCCGGCTGACCTCGATAGCGCCCAAGAACACCGTCCTCGTCGACGGGGACTTCGCCGAGGAGCTGTCCCGTACGGGGGAGGCGCCCGCGTCGGAGGCGCAGGCGGCGGAGGAGGCGGCCCGCGCGGAGAAGGAGGGCACCACCGCGCCGGTGTACCGCTTCGCGCTCCAGCCCATGTGGCAGCGGCCGGTCCGGGGCCTCGGCGTCATCGAGCCCTGGATGCTCTCGCGGCGGGAGCCTAAGATCCCCCGTTAGACGAATGAACGGTCGTTAACCGGGAGGGTGGGCGCCATGTCCGAGCAGCAGCCGGAGCAGCGGGACGGGGAGCGGGAGCGGGACGGGGTGCGGTACGGCGAGCACGTCGTCGTGCGCCGGCACGGGTACGTGGCCGAGCTGGTCCTCGACCGGCCGAAGGCCATGAACGCGGTCTCCACGGAGATGGCCCGCTCGATCGCCGCCGCCTGCGACGCGCTGGCGGCCGACCCCTCCGCGCGGGTCACCGTCCTGACCAGCTCCCACGACCGGGCCTTCTGCGTCGGCGCCGACCTGAAGGAGCGCAACTCCTTCACCGACGCCGACCTGATGCGCCAGCGGCCGACCGCCCGCGCCGCCTACACGGGCGTGCTGGAGCTGCCCATGCCGGCCATCGCGGCCGTGCGCGGCTTCGCGCTGGGCGGCGGGTTCGAGCTGGCGCTCGCCTGCGACCTGATCGTCGCCGACGCGACGGCCGTCGTCGGGCTGCCCGAGGTCTCCGTGGGGGTCATCCCCGGCGGCGGCGGTACGCAGCTGCTCCCGCGCCGGGTCGGGGCGGCCCGCGCCGCGGAGCTGGTCTTCACCGCCCGCCGGGTGCCGGCCGCCGAGGCCGCGGGGCTGGGCCTCGTCGACGAGCTGGTCGAGGACGACGCGCGCGGCGCCGCCCTGGAGCTGGGCGCGCGGATCGCGGCGAACTCGCCGGTCGGGCTGCGCGCCGCCAAGCGGGCCCTGCGCCTGGGGCACGGGCTCGACGTGCGGGCCGGTCTGGAGGTGGAGGACGCCGCGTGGCGGTCCGTCGCCTTCTCCGGGGACCGCCGGGAGGGCGTGGCCGCGTTCAACGAGAAGCGTGCGCCGCGCTGGCCGGGGGAGTAGACATCGACAGGGGTCCTGGGGTCGGTGGGGCCCCCGGGGCCACCTGGCGTAAAGATTTCCCGTTCATGGGTTAAAAATACTGATCTCTCCCTAAGCTGAGGGAATGGGTGAGGATGTCCGGCTGCGGGCCGTGGTGGCGCTCGCGCAGGGGATGGCGGCGGCGCACACGCCGCGCGAGTGCTGGCGGGCCGCCGCGCTGGGCGCGAGCCAGGCGCTCGGCGGTACGTTCGCGGCGCTCTCGGTCTGGGAGCGGGACCTCGGGCGCCTGAGGGTCCTGGTCAACGCCGGGCAGCGGGCGCCGGGGGAGGAGGAGTTCCCCGAGGCGGAGGCGTACCCGGTGCACCGGTTCTCGGAGATCACCGAGTTCCTGCACGAGCGGTGGGCGGGCGGCGGGGAGCCCGACGCCTGGGTCGAGACGGCCGAC is a window encoding:
- a CDS encoding acyl-CoA carboxylase subunit beta produces the protein MSERQDTDIHTTAGKLADLQRRIEEATHAGSERAVEKQHAKGKLTARERIALLLDEDSFVELDEFARHRSTNFGLEKNRPYGDGVVTGYGTVDGRPVAVFSQDFTVFGGALGETFGQKIIKVMDFALKTGCPVIGINDSGGARIQEGVSALGMYGEIFRRNTHASGVIPQISLVVGPCAGGAVYSPAITDFTVMVDQTSHMFITGPDVIKTVTGEDVGFEELGGARTHNTTSGVAHHMAADEKDAVDYVKSLLSYLPSNNLSEPPSYPEEADLALTDEDRELDTLVPDSANQPYDIRTVVEHVLDDGEFLETQGMFAPNIVTGFGRVEGFPVGVVANQPMQFAGCLDINASEKAARFVRTCDAFNIPVLTFVDVPGFLPGVDQEYGGIIRRGAKLIYAYAEATVPLITVITRKAFGGAYDVMGSKHLGADLNLAWPTAQIAVMGAQGAVNILHRRALAAAPDDEREALRARLIQEYEDTLLNPYTAAERGYIDAVVMPSETRAQIVRGLRQLRTKRENLPPKKHGNIPL
- a CDS encoding biotin--[acetyl-CoA-carboxylase] ligase; translation: MTPSHGPGTGPASRWSDLERPPLNAPALRRALLRPGSLWTSVDLVPGTGSTNTDLAARAASLAEGAVLVAEEQTAGRGRLGRTWTAPARSGLFFSVLLKPDVPARRLAWLPLLTGVAVATGLARAAGVDTALKWPNDLLVTVGGEERKAGGILAERAGDDGVVVGVGVNVTLRADELPVPAAGSLALADAVCTDRDPLLRAVLRSLEEWYGRWTAASGDPDASGLQAAYAAGCATLGRAVRAELPGDRTLTGRAAAIDGEGRLVVALPEGGREAVGAGDIVHLRPAD
- a CDS encoding adenylate/guanylate cyclase domain-containing protein; the encoded protein is MTVDDHNEGGAEYPTPHHVVDHTAEPTDNPLAIRLEQLILGAERRYTPFQAARTAGVSMDLASRFWRAMGFADIGQAKALTEADVLALRRLAGLVEAGLLSEPMAVQVARSTGQTTARLAEWQIDSFLEGLTEPPEPGMTRTEVTYPLVELLLPELQEFLVYVWRRQLAAATGRVVQAGDDEEMVDRRLAVGFADLVGFTRLTRRLEEEELGELVETFETTCADLVAAHGGRLIKTLGDEVLFAADDAGTAAEISLRLIETLKQDDMMPALRVGIAFGTVTTRMGDVFGTTVNLASRLTSIAPKNTVLVDGDFAEELSRTGEAPASEAQAAEEAARAEKEGTTAPVYRFALQPMWQRPVRGLGVIEPWMLSRREPKIPR
- a CDS encoding enoyl-CoA hydratase/isomerase family protein codes for the protein MSEQQPEQRDGERERDGVRYGEHVVVRRHGYVAELVLDRPKAMNAVSTEMARSIAAACDALAADPSARVTVLTSSHDRAFCVGADLKERNSFTDADLMRQRPTARAAYTGVLELPMPAIAAVRGFALGGGFELALACDLIVADATAVVGLPEVSVGVIPGGGGTQLLPRRVGAARAAELVFTARRVPAAEAAGLGLVDELVEDDARGAALELGARIAANSPVGLRAAKRALRLGHGLDVRAGLEVEDAAWRSVAFSGDRREGVAAFNEKRAPRWPGE